A window of the Diabrotica undecimpunctata isolate CICGRU chromosome 1, icDiaUnde3, whole genome shotgun sequence genome harbors these coding sequences:
- the LOC140432370 gene encoding uncharacterized protein: MFVPKTLLLLGFALFVSAETDLDTGYEILRCANKAMRVGVPELGVPPHDPFVAFKKNISWTGDIGVASTSIDVDTLRWYGLADWDISAKQISADTDDEAVFDYTTYWPVFTISGNYKATVKELFLTQKYHGSFKLVMEKPKWTGRISAGKIQPNATVDSFTVSWHVEDVDVSISGLGLIGDATALAIQEGIETALNADLLGNVVGDFLKMRFNTVWYPTGKLWVLMQWCKDNSGSTAAPSF; encoded by the exons ATGTTTGTCCCTAAAACTCTTTTGCTTTTGGGCTTTGCCCTTTTCGTCTCAGCCG AAACTGACCTTGATACCGGCTATGAAATTTTGAGATGCGCCAACAAAGCAATGAGAGTAGGAGTACCTGAATTGGGAGTACCACCACACGATCCCTTCGTCGCCTTTAAAAAGAACATCTCATGGACCGGAGACATCGGTGTTGCTAG cACCTCAATTGACGTAGACACATTGAGATGGTATGGTCTCGCCGACTGGGACATCTCTGCCAAGCAAATCAGTGCTGATACTGATGATGAAGCAGTCTTTGACTACACCACTTACTGGCCCGTTTTCACAATCAGCGGCAACTACAAAGCAACTGTTAAAGAACTGTTCCTTACACAAAAATACCATGGAAGCTTCAA ACTTGTAATGGAGAAACCAAAATGGACTGGAAGAATCTCAGCAGGTAAAATTCAACCAAACGCCACTGTAGATAGCTTCACCGTTTCATGGCACGTTGAAGATGTAgat GTTTCCATTTCTGGATTAGGTCTCATTGGAGATGCTACAGCTCTTGCCATTCAAGAAGGTATTGAAACTGCCCTTAATGCCGATCTTCTCGGAAATGTCGTTGGAGACTTCCTTAAAATGAGATTCAACACCGTCTGGTACCCCACTGGCAAACTTTGGGTTCTCATGCAATGGTGTAAAGACAACAGCGGATCCACCGCAGCACCATCTTTTTAA